From [Clostridium] symbiosum, a single genomic window includes:
- a CDS encoding restriction endonuclease, with protein sequence MKARICPNCGAPVTKNKCEYCGQSLPNHFNIAELTAQKPWLKKIFTPYGIVACIFWTCCCIYNISSIAKDGIASFIGVSLFGYVLFMVIADILYYKKHPFNTKTVHSPNNVRPMHTTSQLYSASKTFDQMEGHEFEFYCADLLKKNGFQNIEVTKGSGDQGIDIIAHKDGVKYGIQCKCYTSDIGNKAVQEAFAGKTYYGCHVAAVLTNRYFTKSAKELAERNAVLLWDRNKLLTLAGETVLSSGDLNQTHIATVEEARQIMQPHIDAINNHYRNRHN encoded by the coding sequence ATGAAAGCGAGAATCTGTCCAAATTGTGGAGCCCCCGTTACAAAAAATAAATGTGAATATTGTGGACAAAGTTTACCAAATCATTTTAACATAGCGGAACTAACCGCCCAAAAGCCTTGGCTGAAAAAAATATTTACACCATATGGAATAGTCGCTTGCATATTTTGGACGTGTTGCTGTATATATAATATTTCTTCAATTGCAAAAGATGGGATAGCGAGCTTTATTGGAGTTAGCCTGTTTGGATATGTTCTTTTCATGGTTATTGCAGACATATTATATTATAAAAAACATCCCTTCAACACTAAGACAGTTCATTCGCCTAACAATGTCCGCCCTATGCATACGACTTCGCAACTGTATTCCGCTTCAAAAACATTTGACCAGATGGAAGGACATGAGTTTGAATTTTATTGTGCAGATCTCTTGAAGAAAAATGGATTTCAAAATATAGAAGTAACAAAAGGTAGTGGGGACCAGGGTATTGATATTATCGCGCACAAAGATGGCGTGAAATATGGTATCCAGTGCAAATGTTATACTTCTGACATTGGGAACAAAGCGGTGCAAGAAGCTTTTGCTGGAAAAACTTATTATGGATGCCACGTAGCTGCTGTACTTACTAATCGATACTTTACTAAATCAGCTAAAGAGTTAGCAGAAAGAAATGCTGTACTACTTTGGGACAGAAACAAACTATTGACTCTGGCTGGGGAAACTGTCTTGTCTTCTGGCGATTTGAATCAAACTCATATTGCTACAGTAGAGGAAGCTAGGCAAATTATGCAGCCACATATTGACGCGATAAACAATCATTACCGCAATCGTCATAATTGA